A window of Plantibacter sp. PA-3-X8 genomic DNA:
CGAGTGGTACTCGCCACAGAGCTCGGCGCACTTGCCGGCGTACGTGCCCTCGCGCTCAGGGGTGAAGGACATGTAGTTCGTCTTGCCCGGGATCATGTCCTTCTTGTAGAGGAAGTCGATGACCCAGAAGGAGTGGATGACGTCGCGCGACTGCAGCGCGATCTTCACCGTCTTGCCGACGGGCAGGTAGAGCGTGGGAAGTGCGTCCTGGTCGATGACGCCACCGGGCTTCTCATCGGCCTGCACGCCCGCGGTCCAGACGTCCTGGCCGTTGACGGCCTCGTCGTACACGAAGTCCCACGCCCACTGCTTCGCGAAGACCTCGATGGCCACGTCGGGATCCTCGTACTGGGTCTCGATCGCGTTCTGGTCGCGCGCCGTGAAGGCGAAGAAGCCGAGGACCAGGATGAGCGGGACGATCGTGTAGAAGATCTCGATCGGCATGTTGTACCGCAGCTGGACCGGGAGACCGGTCTGCCCCTTGCGGCGTCGGTACACGATGACGGCCCAGATGATGAGCCCCCACGTGATGACACCGACTGCGAGCAGCACCAGCCATGCCGTCACCCACAGGCCCGCGATGCGGTCCGTGTGGTTCGTGACGGGAGATTCGCCCTCGACGAATCCCGGCAGGTAACCATGCAGTTCCGCCTGCGTACAACCCGCCAGGACTATGGCGAGTGTGGCTGCGACCGGAATGGCAGCCCATCTGAGACGACGAGTCGAGCGCACCTCTGAAACCTTTCGAATACACACCTGTGGATCGCCCCCCAGTCTAGTGGGGATGGGCGGTGAACGCCGGACCATTCGCGTCCGCGGTGCGGGATCGTGACCGGAATGACGAAGGGGAAACCACCCGGGACCGGGTAATTTCCCCTTCAGGAAGAATCTGGCTCAGTGGAAGCTGTCGCCGCAGGCACAGCTGCCCTCGGCGTTGGGGTTGTCGATGGTGAACCCCTGCTTCTGGATGGTGTCCTCGAAGTCGATCTTGGCGCCGTCGAGGTAGGGGACGCTCATCTTGTCGACGATGACCTCGACGCCGTCGAAGTCGACCGTGGCGTCGCCGTCGAGCATGCGCTCGTCGAAGTACAGCTGGTAGATGAGGCCCGAGCATCCACCCGGCTGGACGGCCACGCGGAGACGGAGGTCGTCGCGACCCTCCTGCTCGAGGAGGCTCTTAACCTTCTGCGCCGCCGTGTCGGACAGGCCGACGCCGTGAGCCGCGTCGATCTTGGTCTCGGTCAGGATGGTGTCGCTCATGATGCTCCTCGCGAGGTCTGGCGGCGCCGGGTCGACGCCTGTGTGAGATTCTACCGCCTGACGCGCCGGACGCACCCCGTGGTTCCGGCGGCGCGTCCGGCGCCGACTACGCGTCGGAGGACGGGCGGGGTGTGGCCGCCAGGCGGGCGAGGAGCACCGCCTCCGTGAGGATCGCCTTCTGGAAGACGCCGAGGTGCAGCGACTCGTTCGGGCTGTGGGCGCGCGAGTGCGGGTCTTCGACACCGGTGACGAGGATCTGGGCGTCCGGGAAGACCCGGACGAGGTCGGCGATGAACGGGATCGATCCGCCGACACCCGTCTCGACCGGCTCGACCTCCCAGGCGTCGGCCATGGCGCGCTTCGCCTCCGCGACGGCCCAACCACTCGTGTCCACGAGGAACGGGCTCCCCTGGTCGACCTCGTCGATCGTCAGCTGCGCGCCGAACGGGCTGTTGGCGAGGAGGTGGGCCTCGAGTGCACGGTAGGCCTCGGCCGGATCCTGCCCGGGGGCGATCCGCGCACTGATGCGCACCGACACCTCCGGGATGAGCGTGTTCGAGGCGTTGGCCACCGACGGTGCGTCGATGCCCGTGACGGTGATCGCGGGCTGCGACCAGATCCGGCTGAGGATGGAGCCGCGTCCGATGGGCGAGACCCCCTCGGACAGACCTGACTCGGCGCGGAGCTGCGCCTCGTCGAACTCCGGGGTCACGGCGTCGTGCGAGGTGAGTCCGTCGACCGCCACCGAACCGTCGGCGTCCCACAGGGTCGCGAGCAGGGTGACCGTGGCCAGCATCGCGTCCGGCACCGCTCCACCGAGCATCCCGGAGTGGGAGGCGTGGTCGAGGGTCTTCACACGCAGCCGGAAGGTGACGTTGCCGCGCAGACCGATCGTCAGCGCCGGCGTCCGCTCGTCCCAGTTGTCGCTGTCGGCGACGACGATCACGTCCGCCGCGAGGGTGTCGCGGTGCTCCTCCAGGAAGGAGCCGAAGGACCGCGAGCCGAACTCCTCCTCCCCCTCGATGAACAGCACGATACCGAGGTCGAGGTCGGAGCCGAGGACCTCGGTGACGGCTCGGATCGCGGCGATGTGGGACATGACGCCGGCCTTGTCGTCAGCCGCGCCCCGTCCGTAGATACGGCCGTCGCGGACGGTCGGCTCGAACGGCGGCGAGTCCCACTTGTCGTCGCTTCCGGGGGGCTGGACGTCGTGGTGCGCGTAGAGCAGCACGGTCGGTCGGCCGTTCCGTGGTTCGCGGCGGGCCAGCACGGCGGGCTGTCCGAGCTCCGCTCCGCCGTCGATGGCGGACCGGCGCACCGAGACCTCGTCGAAGACGCCGAGACCGCGGGCGAGCTCCGCGACCGCCTCGGCACTCCGCGCCACCTCGGCCGCGTCGAACGCCGACCACGACACCGAGGGGATGCGGACGAGCGCCGACAGATCGGCGATCGACGACGGCAACGCACCGGCGACGGATTCGCGCAGTCGATCGAGGACTTCCTGGTCGTTGCGTGGGTCTTGGGTCGATTCCGTCGTGGTACCTGTCGTCATGCGAGTAATCTTAAGGGAATCCCCGAATCAAGGACGTTCCATCGTGGCCAAACAGCAGAGCACCCCGGCATCAGAGCCGATCGTCGAGACCGCAGCGCAGACGGCTGAGCGCCTCGCCCGCGGCGCCAAGGAGGCGAAGGGTCGACCGACCCCGTCCCGGGCGGAACGCGAGGCGCAGAACAAGCGTCCACTCGTCCCCTCCGACCGCAAGGAGGCCTCGAAGGCGGCGAAGGCGCAGCAGGCCGAGGCACGGCGGCGGGCGCAGGCCGGCATGGCCGCCGGCGACGACAAGTTCCTCCCGGCACGCGAGCGCGGCCCGCAGAAGAAGTTCGTCCGCGACTACGTCGACGCCCGGTTCAACATCGGCGAGTTCATGATCCCGGTGATG
This region includes:
- the coxB gene encoding cytochrome c oxidase subunit II, whose translation is MRSTRRLRWAAIPVAATLAIVLAGCTQAELHGYLPGFVEGESPVTNHTDRIAGLWVTAWLVLLAVGVITWGLIIWAVIVYRRRKGQTGLPVQLRYNMPIEIFYTIVPLILVLGFFAFTARDQNAIETQYEDPDVAIEVFAKQWAWDFVYDEAVNGQDVWTAGVQADEKPGGVIDQDALPTLYLPVGKTVKIALQSRDVIHSFWVIDFLYKKDMIPGKTNYMSFTPEREGTYAGKCAELCGEYHSLMLFNVKVVSQAEYDKHLEDLAESGNIGDYGTEYDRNSNLPGTKAPAGLEEHGDGE
- the erpA gene encoding iron-sulfur cluster insertion protein ErpA, with amino-acid sequence MSDTILTETKIDAAHGVGLSDTAAQKVKSLLEQEGRDDLRLRVAVQPGGCSGLIYQLYFDERMLDGDATVDFDGVEVIVDKMSVPYLDGAKIDFEDTIQKQGFTIDNPNAEGSCACGDSFH
- a CDS encoding dipeptidase is translated as MTTGTTTESTQDPRNDQEVLDRLRESVAGALPSSIADLSALVRIPSVSWSAFDAAEVARSAEAVAELARGLGVFDEVSVRRSAIDGGAELGQPAVLARREPRNGRPTVLLYAHHDVQPPGSDDKWDSPPFEPTVRDGRIYGRGAADDKAGVMSHIAAIRAVTEVLGSDLDLGIVLFIEGEEEFGSRSFGSFLEEHRDTLAADVIVVADSDNWDERTPALTIGLRGNVTFRLRVKTLDHASHSGMLGGAVPDAMLATVTLLATLWDADGSVAVDGLTSHDAVTPEFDEAQLRAESGLSEGVSPIGRGSILSRIWSQPAITVTGIDAPSVANASNTLIPEVSVRISARIAPGQDPAEAYRALEAHLLANSPFGAQLTIDEVDQGSPFLVDTSGWAVAEAKRAMADAWEVEPVETGVGGSIPFIADLVRVFPDAQILVTGVEDPHSRAHSPNESLHLGVFQKAILTEAVLLARLAATPRPSSDA
- a CDS encoding DUF3043 domain-containing protein, whose translation is MAKQQSTPASEPIVETAAQTAERLARGAKEAKGRPTPSRAEREAQNKRPLVPSDRKEASKAAKAQQAEARRRAQAGMAAGDDKFLPARERGPQKKFVRDYVDARFNIGEFMIPVMFLVIILTFMPVPEIQVYGMLTLWVFFIIAIADCFFLGFRVRKALRAKFGQDERGVRWYAAMRALQLRPLRLPKPQVKRGQFPNK